Below is a window of Dietzia timorensis DNA.
CTCGCTCCCCTGGACGAGCAGTCGCCCATGCACCGGAGATGCCGTCAAGCTCGCCGGCAACATCGAACGCTTCGTCGGGCACGTCCTCGGCGCCCTCGCGCCGCAGAGTGTGTTCGGGGGCCAGAATCTGAATGAGCTGGCCGGTGCCGACCATTCCTCGACCTGGGTACTCGGGAGGAATCACTTGCGCCGCTCGGCGGCCGAACATGGAATCCGCCGGGTCAACGATGCGTAGTTCGATTCGTGTCGACAAGGAATCACGAACGATGGGTCGCACGTCCATCCACCGAGTTGCGGCGACGACAACATGGACCCCTACCGCGAGTCCTTGTACGGCGATGTGGCCGATCGTGTCATCAAGGTCGGGAATCTCGGAGCGGGCAGCACCCCAGCCGTCGATTAGCATTATGATCTCGGCGAACGCCTCGAAATCGTCGCAGGATCGCGTGCGACACTGCCCGATAGAAGTGAGTCCTCGTGTACGAAATGTCTCTTCACGCCTAGTGATCTCGGCCTCGATGCTCCTCACTATTCGTCGTTGTTTGTCCCGCTCGCCTTTGCGCGCAATTCCTGCTGTGTGAGGTAGCCGCTCCAGCGCTGAGATCACCCCACCGCCGAAATCGAGACCATAGATATGCACATGGCTCGGTCGCACGCGGAGAGCTGCCGACATCGCCAATGCGAGAAGCGCGAACGACTTTCCGCTTCTCGGGGCACCGACCACTAGCGACGAACTCCCGGCGCTTGAGAAGTCGATCTCGAAAATGCTTTGCCGCTGTTGGAATGGCAGGTCCATGACGGCCCACGGGACGGCGGGGAACGCGCTGTTCTCCCCTGACGCGGTCACGTGCTCTACGCCGCCGAATCGGCCGACTCCGATCCGTGATTCCAGCGGGGGAAGCCAGATTTCGTGCGCCTTGATCCCGACACCGGCGAGGCCCTCATTGAGCAGCTCCCAGTCGCTTGCTCGTGGTGGCAACTCTTCCGGTTCGCGCGACGCGGAAGGGTCGAGAGGGATAGGCGCGGCCTGGGTATATCCGGCGGAAAAGGCCACGATTTGAGGCACCGCCGACACGAAAGACAGCGCGCGTGGAGCCGCCACACCGCATTGCCGATTGGATTCCGACACGAAAAATGAATCAAACCGTTGGGCCGACCCCGCATCGGTCTTGAGATAACCTGCGCCGGGGGTGGCCGGCAGGTTATACGCATCTGAGTTTCCCAGCACCACGCGCGATTCGGCCGCAGAGAACGTCTTCAGCGCTATTCGATACGACAGGTGACTCTCCAGTCCACGAAGTCGCCCCTCTTCCAATCGTTGCGAGGCCAAAAGAAGGTGGATGTGCAGGCTTCGCCCGAGTCTTCCGAGCTGGACGAACAGGTCGACGAAGTCGGGTCGTGCCGTGAGCAGTTCGGAGAACTCGTCGACCACGAGCACGAGCGCAGGAAGCGGCGGTCCGGTAAACCCTGGGTCGGCCCGCCGCGCAGCCTCGTAGTCGTCCACTTTTGCCACCTGGTACAAACGCAATAGTTCCTGACGACGGACGAGCTCTCCTTCGAGCGCCTCCCGCATGCGGTCGACGAGGAACTGTTCATCCGCGAGGTTCGTAATCGACGCAGCTACATGGTGCATTCGATCCATGCCGGTGAACGTCGCGCCGCCTTTGAAGTCGACGAGAACGAGATTGAGCTGTTCCGGACTGTGCGTCGCGACCAGCCCGAGCACCAAGGACCGGAGGAACTCCGACTTTCCCGATCCCGTTGCGCCGATGCACAGGCCATGCGGCCCGTGTCCGCCATGCGCCGATTCCTTCAAATCGAGAAACACGGGCGCGCCTGCCCCGTCGACTCCCACGGCAGCCCGCAATTTCTCTGTGCCCGAGCGGTATGGCCACGGCTCGATCAGCGCATCCGGTGAAGTGGCTCGTCCTGCAAGGATTGCAGCGATCGGCCCTTCACCGTCCCCGCCGACAAATTCGGCGAATGGCCGCGACGCCGAACCACCGCTTCGTCCTGGTCGACCATTGGGGCCAGCACCTAGACTCCGATTGCTTGCGAGACGTCCCGCTGGGCTGGATCGCCCACGGAGCACTTTCGCAAACAGTGCCACACTCTCCGCTACAGAGAGCTGGTCGGCGCGAAAGAGCTCGTCCCCTTCGACCACCTGGTTGGCATACACAAGATTCTGTCCCCCGCTCGAATCGAGATGGAGAGCAAGTCCGTCCCTCTCGGCAAGGCGTCGCAACCGCGTCGATGGCGACGCGCATACCTCGACGAACGTGACGTGTTCAAGCGGAAGCGTGGGAGATAGCCAGGTGGCATCGCCCCTGCCGGCGTCGTCGCAGATGATCAGTAGATGGGGTTCCGCGCTCGTTGGCTGCGAGCCGACCAGGAGCTCGAGTCGTTCCAGAGACTCCTCGTGCAGCCTCGCTGGCCCGGAGGCGTCGAGAAATTCGCCGTCCCAGTGATGGGGCAACCACTTGAGACAGTCCCATTCGCTCGCCGCTTCCTTGCTACCCGCCACCACAGCGATCCGAATCCGCCGTTCGCTATACCCCACCGCCAGCTGACCGAGCATTGCCCGCAGCATCCCGCGAACTCGAGCGGGCTCGCCGAAAACGCTCACCACCTGATAGCTGGGAATCTCCACGGCTACGGGCGCGTGGCGAACAAACGAATGAGCCCGCACAAGGCGGCGAAGAGCGGCCACCGATACCGGCTCCAAATCCTCTACCGGCCCCGTTTCGGGCGCGACAAGCGGGCGATCCAGCACCACCGTACCGACTCCGAGCCGCACCGAAATCTGCTCGTCCGGCACTGTCTCGCCTTCGCGGTGCGAACCCATTTCGCCGCCTATCGAGGCAAGAAGCTCCCCGGGGTGCGGATGTCTACGAAGGAGCGCCTTACGTTGATCGTCCGCTGCGTCGATGAGGTCGCGGCGGGTCAAGTCCAGGTAACGAAGATAGTCTCTACGCTTTTCCGACATTTCCAACTTGCGGCTACCGCCCTGCCAGTTGCCGACGAGCATCGCAATGGTCGACATCGCCATCATCGCCGGAAACATGAACATCATCGGATTGCGCCCTGCACCCGAGGT
It encodes the following:
- the eccCb gene encoding type VII secretion protein EccCb, with translation MTIAEAAEKATPSTTEKIGQGGGLPFVLQAPPQLARPIPQAMIVRLMPVMMLLATGGIIVVMVTSGAGRNPMMFMFPAMMAMSTIAMLVGNWQGGSRKLEMSEKRRDYLRYLDLTRRDLIDAADDQRKALLRRHPHPGELLASIGGEMGSHREGETVPDEQISVRLGVGTVVLDRPLVAPETGPVEDLEPVSVAALRRLVRAHSFVRHAPVAVEIPSYQVVSVFGEPARVRGMLRAMLGQLAVGYSERRIRIAVVAGSKEAASEWDCLKWLPHHWDGEFLDASGPARLHEESLERLELLVGSQPTSAEPHLLIICDDAGRGDATWLSPTLPLEHVTFVEVCASPSTRLRRLAERDGLALHLDSSGGQNLVYANQVVEGDELFRADQLSVAESVALFAKVLRGRSSPAGRLASNRSLGAGPNGRPGRSGGSASRPFAEFVGGDGEGPIAAILAGRATSPDALIEPWPYRSGTEKLRAAVGVDGAGAPVFLDLKESAHGGHGPHGLCIGATGSGKSEFLRSLVLGLVATHSPEQLNLVLVDFKGGATFTGMDRMHHVAASITNLADEQFLVDRMREALEGELVRRQELLRLYQVAKVDDYEAARRADPGFTGPPLPALVLVVDEFSELLTARPDFVDLFVQLGRLGRSLHIHLLLASQRLEEGRLRGLESHLSYRIALKTFSAAESRVVLGNSDAYNLPATPGAGYLKTDAGSAQRFDSFFVSESNRQCGVAAPRALSFVSAVPQIVAFSAGYTQAAPIPLDPSASREPEELPPRASDWELLNEGLAGVGIKAHEIWLPPLESRIGVGRFGGVEHVTASGENSAFPAVPWAVMDLPFQQRQSIFEIDFSSAGSSSLVVGAPRSGKSFALLALAMSAALRVRPSHVHIYGLDFGGGVISALERLPHTAGIARKGERDKQRRIVRSIEAEITRREETFRTRGLTSIGQCRTRSCDDFEAFAEIIMLIDGWGAARSEIPDLDDTIGHIAVQGLAVGVHVVVAATRWMDVRPIVRDSLSTRIELRIVDPADSMFGRRAAQVIPPEYPGRGMVGTGQLIQILAPEHTLRREGAEDVPDEAFDVAGELDGISGAWATARPGERAPQIRLLPEKVHFADLSGILATARSRASDNSTLPLPVGIEEENLAPAYIDLVATPLVLAFGNAGSGKSTLVDVMVTAAMASASDSDIRILLVDYRRKLRNIVSDSYLAGIASTEEELSPMIDHLTSVLKERSAASASEPQPRPRVIVFVDDMDLVVGSAGNPLAPLVPLLAHAAEIGFALVLTRRVSGAARSAFDPVMQRMKDLGAAGIVMDGTKDEGKLVGELVARPLPPGRAQFYTRDTGTTMWQLAIK